The proteins below are encoded in one region of Doryrhamphus excisus isolate RoL2022-K1 chromosome 4, RoL_Dexc_1.0, whole genome shotgun sequence:
- the LOC131127616 gene encoding gastrula zinc finger protein XlCGF8.2DB-like, whose translation MLKQLVKERLMAAADEILALFERTIASYEEELCRTREEKERYRQQLEAVSKTGTMLHVGAAQRAAHVKEEEEEEECLLAPEEADLTVVSVKTEDDEPHADELLAPLSDSEHTTPCSTGGKDRDLSQDAPSSDTDGEGEWRTHAATKKMAEKRLTCSVCPKSFSSKRHLTRHMLTHTGEKPFRCSVCGKSCSQKTNVLSHMRTHTGERPFSCSVCGERFSYKCNLTRHMQTHAGGKPVLASVCRTKFSENSMVTTQEEEKLFSCSICGESFSYKCNLTRHMQTHTGEKPFGCSVCGKRFTQKVNMASHMTTHTGEKPFSCSACGKSYSHKKSLTAHMLTHEQE comes from the exons ATGTTGAAACAGTTGGTGAAGGAGCGACTGATGGCGGCGGCCGATGAAATATTGGCGCTTTTTGAAAGAACCATAGCGtcctacgaggaggaactttgtcgGACGAGAGAGGAGAAGGAGCGGTATCgacaacaactggaagctgttAGCAAGACTGGAACGATGCTACACGTTGGTG CTGCCCAGCGGGCCGCCCAcgtgaaagaggaagaggaggaggaggagtgtcttctggcgccggaggaggcggatCTGACCGTCGTCTCCGTAAAGACTGAAGACGACGAACCACACGCAGACGAGCTCTTGGCTCCGCTGTCCGATAGCGAGCACACGACGCCATGCTCTACCGGAGGCAAAGACAGGGACCTCAGTCAAGATGCCCCGAGTAGCGATACGGATGGCGAAGGCGAGTGGAGGACTCACGCCGCTACAAAGAAGATGGCTGAAAAACGTCTGACCTGCTCCGTTTGTCCAAAAAGCTTCTCCAGTAAGCGTCACTTGACTCGACACATGCTGACGCACACGGGGGAAAAACCGTTTCGATGTTCAGTTTGCGGCAAAAGCTGCTCTCAGAAGACAAACGTTCtatcacacatgagaacgcacacgggagaaagacctttcagttgctcagtttgtggaGAAAGATTCTCCTACAAGTGCAATTTGACTCGACACATGCAGACGCACGCAGGAGGAAAACCGGTTCTCGCTTCCGTGTGCAGGACAAAATTCTCGGAAAATTCGATGGTGACAACGCAGGAGGAAGAGAAACTGTTCAGTTGCTCCATCTGCGGTGAAAGCTTTTCTTACAAGTGCAATTTGACTCGACATATGCAGACGCATACGGGGGAAAAACCCTTTGGTTGCTCTGTGTGCGGTAAAAGATTCACGCAGAAGGTGAACATGGCGTCGCACATGAccacgcacacgggagaaaaacccttcAGTTGCTCAGCCTGTGGCAAGAGTTATTCTCATAAGAAAAGTTTGACGGCGCACATGCTGACACACGAGCAAGAATAA